From Besnoitia besnoiti strain Bb-Ger1 chromosome X, whole genome shotgun sequence, one genomic window encodes:
- a CDS encoding 3'5'-cyclic nucleotide phosphodiesterase domain-containing protein (encoded by transcript BESB_017360) translates to MERIRGGSLDPLEGFFCCCRVTLIQALEPGEVLPREHPVFKAGPRPPPSAPAPDDKRDTHLVYVLLSVNIVEAVLSSYFFLMVVFLSHVIPGRIGITFWHQLALLLLQAVPSSIGLGRLSILVWPFLIRVVATAVFLLVSLAANVCTEVKRREAFSTWLAVTVLEQCKQNVTDIEVKAQITYATDLISDSLELLTRCPNIYASHVDEKLREQTGRISAALRSGTLISMLELDLQTERRALIEVGYALLKPLVDEWSCEDLVLRNFLWRTDQHYQDTPYHNQIHGAMVAFMMARMINALQVFSESQILALTATRLASLCHDVGHPGRNNAFLTSTSHLASIIYNDSSILENFHAALTFRILSSEDSNIVENTAPEFYRSVRALMIDLILATDMKSHFDFVTRVRTRRKSPEFNVLQNIEDQCLMSEACMRAADIGHGLVNWEEHYEWSMRVTVEFYLQGDEEKRLGLPTSPLCDRDQASQLPKSQVGFLTYVVLPLIVELQPADESNAFISSLLANLTSNATKWESLQGKEVEKPASFSRFDQRLRGHDMQLDVTLLTRKEVP, encoded by the exons ATGGAGCGGATACGGGGTGGGTCACTCGACCCCCTTGAGGGtttcttctgctgctgcagagttACTCTCATCCAAGCG CTAGAACCAGGGGAGGTTCTGCCGAGGGAGCATCCTGTCTTTAAAGCAGgccctcggcctcctccATCCGCACCGGCGCCAGATGACAAGCGAGACACTCACCTTGTGTACGTCCTGCTCAGCGTGAATATTGTCGAAGCTGTTCTTAGTTCGTATTTTTTCCTCATGGTCGTCTTCTTGAGTCACGTGATTCCTGGGCGCATTGGAATTACGTTCTGGCACCAGCttgctctcctcctcttgcaAGCTGTACCGTCATCGATTGGGCTTGGTCGACTGTCTATCCTCGTCTGGCCTTT TCTGATCAGGGTCGTCGCGACAGCCGTATTTTTGCTCGTTTCTCTGGCCGCGAATGTATGCACGGAGGTGAAACGAAGAGAAGCATTCTCGACGTGGTTG GCCGTCACTGTCTTGGAGCAATGCAAACAGAATGTCACCGACATTGAAGTGAAGGCGCAGATCACTTACGCCACCGATCTCATCTCAGACAGCCTCGAACTCCTGACCCGTTGCCCGAACATTTACGCTTCTCACGTGGATGAAAAACTTCGAGAGCAG ACTGGTAGAAtctctgcagctctgcgGTCGGGGACTCTCATTTCTATGCTTGAG TTGGACCTCCAGACGGAGCGACGAGCTCTCATAGAAGTCGGATACGCGCTACTCAAGCCTCTAGTCGATGAGTGGAGCTGCGAAGATCTTGTGCTGCGAAACTTCCTATGGAGGACTGACCAGCACTACCAGGATACACCCTATCACAATCAGATCCACGGAGCCATG GTGGCTTTCATGATGGCGCGCATGATAAATGCACTACAAGTATTTTCTGA ATCCCAAATCTTGGCACTAACCGCGACGCGCTTGGCTTCACTTTGCCATGACGTTGGCCATCCAGGTCGCAACAATGCCTTCCTCACGAGTACTTCTCACCTTGCG AGCATAATCTACAACGATTCGTCTATACTGGAGAATTTCCACGCGGCCCTCACTTTCCGAATTCTCTCCAGCGAGGACAGCAACATAGTAGAGAACACAGCACCTGAG TTTTACAGAAGTGTCCGGGCCCTGATGATCGACTTGATTCTCGCAACTGATATGAAAAGTCACTTTGACTTTGTCACACGAGTgagaacgaggaggaaaTCACCGGAGTTCAACGTATTACAGAACATCGAAGACCAGTG CTTGATGTCTGAGGCTTGCATGAGAGCAGCAGACATCGGCCACGGACTTGTGAACTGGGAGGAACACTACGAGTGGTCGATGAGGGTAACCGTTGAATTTTATCTccagggcgacgaagaaaagCGACTCGGATTACCGACATCTCCTTTGTGTGACCGCGACCAAGCAAGCCAGCTTCCAAAGTCCCAAGTTGGCTTCCTTACCTACGTTGTCCTGCCCCTTATTGTGGAACTCCAGCCTGCCGATGAAAGCAACGCGTTCAT ATCGTCGCTGCTGGCAAACCTGACAAGCAACGCGACCAAGTGGGAATCTCTACAAGGCAAGGAAGTAGAAAAGCCCGCATCATTTAGTCGGTTTGaccagcgcctgcgggggCACGATATGCAGCTGGATGTAACACTTTTGACTCGCAAAGAAGTCCCTTGA